From the genome of Onthophagus taurus isolate NC chromosome 5, IU_Otau_3.0, whole genome shotgun sequence, one region includes:
- the LOC111426480 gene encoding mitogen-activated protein kinase kinase kinase 7-like isoform X2, which produces MAPPDVSPENGTVCEKIKYDDIEEISIIGEGSFGQVFKGKWRGIYVAMKRVSQGLDDKEDGFSIEIRQLSRTSHENIVKLYGACIDKKILVLEYADGGSLYKLLHGSKCHYNLGHAMSWVYQCAKGVEYLHLMKPTPLIHRDLKPPNLLLFKNRLHLKICDFGTVADKRTYMTNNKGSAAWMAPEVFSTSNYIEKCDVYSWSIIFWEVLSRRIPFNRKAHTLSVLWSVYQGKRPPTLKNCPEIIAKLIVQCWGPVPEKRPTMTQIVQIMEALMKYVPKDLEPVVSEYEYLYDEDYEDYYENEDDENIYEEIDPFMNGNNSEIRTPSLPQPNESMFQPLKVDVDQNDWGDGDECLMKTMPGFDVLRNGASNSVQSGMQSSNVTQTVSNVDNLDPDIVMQLLDPHLRPATPDNNDPMSIALYERHLQLAEELCTN; this is translated from the exons ATGGCTCCACCAGACGTTTCACCCGAAAACGGAACGGTTTGTGAAAAAATCAAGTATGACGACATTGAGGAGATTTCA ATTATCGGTGAAGGAAGTTTCGGGCAAGTATTCAAAGGTAAATGGAGGGGTATTTACGTCGCTATGAAACGGGTATCTCAAGGACTCGATGACAAAGAGGATGGATTTAGCATTGAAATTCGCCAATTATCAAGAACTAGCCACGAAAATATTGTTAAGCTTTATGGGGCTTGTATCGACAAGAAAATTCTTGTTTTGGAGTACGCCGATGGTGGATCTTTATACAAACTCCTACATGGCTCGAAATGTCACTACAACTTAGGACACGCAATGTCTTGGGTTTATCAATGTGCTAAAGGTGTCGAGTATTTACATTTAATGAAACCAACTCCTTTAATACACCGTGATTTAAAACCACCAAATCTATTGTTATTTAAGAATCGtctacatttaaaaatttgtgatttTGGAACCGTTGCTGATAAGCGAACTTACATGACGAATAACAAAGGATCAGCAGCTTGGATGGCCCCGGAAGTATTCAGCACTTCAAATTACATAGAAAAGTGTGACGTTTATAGTTGGAGCATAATTTTTTGGGAAGTTTTATCCAGAAGAATCCCATTTAACAGAAAAGCCCACACTTTATCCGTTTTGTGGTCAGTATACCAAGGGAAACGCCCACCAACACTCAAAAATTGTCCCGAAATTATCGCAAAACTCATCGTGCAATGCTGGGGCCCCGTACCAGAGAAGCGACCAACAATGACTCAAATTGTTCAAATCATGGAAGCCCTTATGAAGTATGTCCCCAAAGATTTAGAACCTGTGGTTTCCGAATATGAGTATTTATACGATGAGGATTACGAAGATTATTACGAAAACGAAGATGATGAGAATATTTATGAAGAAATCGATCCTTTTATGAACGGGAATAATTCGGAAATTAGAACTCCATCTTTACCTCAACCAAATGAGAGCATGTTTCAGCCGCTTAAAGTTGACGTTGACCAG aatgaTTGGGGCGATGGTGATGAATGTCTTATGAAGACGATGCCAGGGTTTGATGTGCTTAGAAACG gtGCATCAAATTCAGTTCAATCTGGTATGCAGAGTTCAAACGTAACCCAAACTGTCTCAAACGTTGATAATTTAGACCCGGACATTGTGATGCAGCTTTTAGACCCACACTTAAGGCCGGCTACACCTGACAATAACGATCCTATGTCTATTGCACTTTACGAAAGGCATTTACAATTAGCAGAGGAATTAT GTACAAACTGA
- the LOC111426480 gene encoding mitogen-activated protein kinase kinase kinase 7-like isoform X1, whose translation MAPPDVSPENGTVCEKIKYDDIEEISIIGEGSFGQVFKGKWRGIYVAMKRVSQGLDDKEDGFSIEIRQLSRTSHENIVKLYGACIDKKILVLEYADGGSLYKLLHGSKCHYNLGHAMSWVYQCAKGVEYLHLMKPTPLIHRDLKPPNLLLFKNRLHLKICDFGTVADKRTYMTNNKGSAAWMAPEVFSTSNYIEKCDVYSWSIIFWEVLSRRIPFNRKAHTLSVLWSVYQGKRPPTLKNCPEIIAKLIVQCWGPVPEKRPTMTQIVQIMEALMKYVPKDLEPVVSEYEYLYDEDYEDYYENEDDENIYEEIDPFMNGNNSEIRTPSLPQPNESMFQPLKVDVDQNDWGDGDECLMKTMPGFDVLRNGASNSVQSGMQSSNVTQTVSNVDNLDPDIVMQLLDPHLRPATPDNNDPMSIALYERHLQLAEELCKVQTETALLSAKRQQLLAQKTEEQQLRETKERLLKDKQSWLETKKYLEGVKQSQPNQVPDDWVIVNSTDNR comes from the exons ATGGCTCCACCAGACGTTTCACCCGAAAACGGAACGGTTTGTGAAAAAATCAAGTATGACGACATTGAGGAGATTTCA ATTATCGGTGAAGGAAGTTTCGGGCAAGTATTCAAAGGTAAATGGAGGGGTATTTACGTCGCTATGAAACGGGTATCTCAAGGACTCGATGACAAAGAGGATGGATTTAGCATTGAAATTCGCCAATTATCAAGAACTAGCCACGAAAATATTGTTAAGCTTTATGGGGCTTGTATCGACAAGAAAATTCTTGTTTTGGAGTACGCCGATGGTGGATCTTTATACAAACTCCTACATGGCTCGAAATGTCACTACAACTTAGGACACGCAATGTCTTGGGTTTATCAATGTGCTAAAGGTGTCGAGTATTTACATTTAATGAAACCAACTCCTTTAATACACCGTGATTTAAAACCACCAAATCTATTGTTATTTAAGAATCGtctacatttaaaaatttgtgatttTGGAACCGTTGCTGATAAGCGAACTTACATGACGAATAACAAAGGATCAGCAGCTTGGATGGCCCCGGAAGTATTCAGCACTTCAAATTACATAGAAAAGTGTGACGTTTATAGTTGGAGCATAATTTTTTGGGAAGTTTTATCCAGAAGAATCCCATTTAACAGAAAAGCCCACACTTTATCCGTTTTGTGGTCAGTATACCAAGGGAAACGCCCACCAACACTCAAAAATTGTCCCGAAATTATCGCAAAACTCATCGTGCAATGCTGGGGCCCCGTACCAGAGAAGCGACCAACAATGACTCAAATTGTTCAAATCATGGAAGCCCTTATGAAGTATGTCCCCAAAGATTTAGAACCTGTGGTTTCCGAATATGAGTATTTATACGATGAGGATTACGAAGATTATTACGAAAACGAAGATGATGAGAATATTTATGAAGAAATCGATCCTTTTATGAACGGGAATAATTCGGAAATTAGAACTCCATCTTTACCTCAACCAAATGAGAGCATGTTTCAGCCGCTTAAAGTTGACGTTGACCAG aatgaTTGGGGCGATGGTGATGAATGTCTTATGAAGACGATGCCAGGGTTTGATGTGCTTAGAAACG gtGCATCAAATTCAGTTCAATCTGGTATGCAGAGTTCAAACGTAACCCAAACTGTCTCAAACGTTGATAATTTAGACCCGGACATTGTGATGCAGCTTTTAGACCCACACTTAAGGCCGGCTACACCTGACAATAACGATCCTATGTCTATTGCACTTTACGAAAGGCATTTACAATTAGCAGAGGAATTATGTAAG GTACAAACTGAAACGGCTTTATTATCGGCAAAACGACAACAATTACTTGCTCAAAAAACGGAGGAGCAACAATTAAGAGAGACGAAAGAACgccttttaaaagataaacaaTCCTGGTTAGAAACGAAAAAATACCTTGAAGGTGTTAAACAATCACAGCCAAATCAAGTTCCGGACGATTGGGTTATAGTAAATAGTACGGATAATCGATAG
- the LOC111426426 gene encoding protein wntless, which yields MAGTVLENLSGRKLSILVAILLILQVLCFMIGGFIAPSPAGHQGITATVCVDEEAGKNREKWFTTDCGRKIDLASRDPIKNMLPDNLVFVFQLPLGMPKFDFSRWQQNLVGVLEFDLVHVPPFSLDPVVDLGLDVKLAYKNRGDVKWNDYAVSIEKRTMDCIAGYDQGNALPDYMCSTVPLFELGALHHDYYLLNMRLPSGAGKNNIQAKIADVRLHVIYMNGGFTMICLGLKTFLFPCLLAVMFWFWRRVHILSRTPALLEYMLITLAGSLLIFNTPIEYLSLYFEMPYMLLLSDIRQGIFYATLLSFWLIFAGEHMLIQDSGEKNTIKKYWKHLSAIIIGCASLLIFDFCERGIQLKNPFYTIWTTPLGTNLALSFIILAGISASIYFIFLCYMIWKVFRNISIKRDTLPNMSSARRFHYEGIIYRFNFLMLATVICAAVTIVTFIYGQIYEGQHNWDDDMEHIEVSSAVFTGVYGMWNVYVCAMLMLYAPSHKQWPTEPICREHGDEVEFSRLATDPCASEIASLTSFASKATID from the coding sequence ATGGCCGGAACCGTTTTAGAAAATCTAAGCGGTCGAAAATTGAGTATTCTAGTTGCGATTCTCCTAATCCTTCAAGTGTTGTGTTTCATGATTGGGGGATTCATCGCCCCTTCGCCAGCGGGTCATCAAGGAATAACCGCGACTGTTTGTGTGGACGAAGAGGCCGGAAAGAATCGTGAAAAATGGTTTACGACCGATTGTggaagaaaaattgatttggCAAGTCGTGATCCCATAAAAAACATGTTACCGGATAACTTGGTGTTTGTGTTTCAATTACCGCTTGGGATGCCAAAGTTTGATTTTTCCCGTTGGCAACAAAACTTGGTTGGAGTGTTGGAGTTTGATTTGGTACATGTCCCACCATTTAGTTTGGACCCGGTCGTTGATTTAGGGTTGGATGTTAAATTGGCCTATAAGAATCGAGGTGATGTTAAATGGAATGATTACGCAGTATCAATTGAAAAAAGAACGATGGATTGTATAGCGGGATACGATCAAGGTAACGCTTTACCTGATTACATGTGTTCCACCGTACCTTTATTTGAATTGGGGGCTTTACACcatgattattatttattaaatatgcgATTACCAAGTGGTGCAGGGAAAAACAACATTCAAGCAAAAATTGCTGATGTTCGCTTACACGTTATTTATATGAATGGAGGGTTTACAATGATTTGCTTAggattaaaaacgtttttattccCTTGTTTATTAGCTGTGATGTTTTGGTTTTGGCGAAGAGTTCATATTTTATCAAGAACCCCAGCTTTATTGGAATATATGTTAATTACGTTAGCTGGatcgttattaatttttaatactcccattgaatatttatctttatattttgaaatgccGTATATGCTTTTATTAAGTGACATCCGCCAGGGAATTTTTTATGCTACCTTATTATCGTTTTGGTTAATTTTCGCTGGTGAACATATGTTAATTCAAGATAGCGGAGAAAAAAATACGATTAAAAAGTATTGGAAGCATCTCTCAGCGATTATTATCGGTTGTgcatctttattaatttttgatttttgtgagAGGGGTATTCAactaaaaaatcctttttataCAATATGGACAACACCCTTAGGCACAAATCTAGCGTTatcgtttataattttagcGGGAATTTCGGCaagtatttatttcattttcttgtGCTACATGATTTGGAAAGTTTTTCGTAACATTTCTATTAAAAGGGACACTCTTCCAAATATGTCCTCCGCTCGCCGATTTCATTATGAAGGAATTATTTATCGTTTCAACTTTTTGATGCTTGCCACTGTTATTTGTGCTGCTGTAACAattgttacatttatttatggACAAATTTATGAAGGTCAACATAATTGGGACGACGATATGGAACATATCGAGGTTTCTTCAGCTGTTTTTACTGGCGTTTATGGAATGTGGAATGTTTATGTTTGTGCAATGTTGATGTTGTACGCTCCGAGTCACAAACAATGGCCCACCGAACCTATTTGTAGAGAACATGGGGATGAAGTTGAATTTAGCCGATTAGCCACCGATCCATGTGCAAGTGAAATCGCTTCTTTAACTTCTTTTGCTAGCAAAGCAACTATtgattaa
- the LOC111426460 gene encoding pickpocket protein 28-like, with translation MTVEKNDQIFEENLKPKKKYPGFVKNLRDYFSEYTSSTSLHGFQYLGDQNRTIPEKIFWTVVISACLSICTMMILKTHDKWTNSPVIVSFAQSPTPVGAIAFPAVTICSETKSRQTVFNFTSYYHRNRKHDNLTEEENKMYEDASLLCDTHVYLDGSKTTDFGVIDFFEEIAPPYKEIFMSCTWQDRNETCDTLFYKMLSEEGICYTFNMLNRDAIYTNEVFHNKDFLDHNREPTDWTLESGYTSLEDDEETYPFRVVTAGAKAGITILLKANENDLDYVCRGPVQGFKVALHPPDEVPRVGMQFFRLPLDQEVVVAIKPDMMTTSSSLLGYDPKKRGCYFSHERKLRYYNTYSQQNCYIECLTNVTLNMCGCVAYHMPHSEHTQICGSGSTACMKNARTSIVSSVNSTESGCNCLQACTAVTYNAETSQADFNWVKVLEAYENEEDFTGTRMARMTLFYKEMQVITSERNELYGITDFMANCGGLLGLFIGFSFVSLIETLYFMTLRLLMNILKFGRHFWSASDDLLQNDAYLHPYKDKKNEKDDLEK, from the exons ATGACTGTAGAAAAAAACgatcaaattttcgaagaaaatTTGAAACCGAAAAAGAAATATCCCGGTTTTGTCAAAAATTTGCGAGATTATTTTAGTGAATACACAAGTTCGACGAGTTTACATGGTTTTCAATATTTGGGCGATCAAAATAGAACGATTCCCGAAAA GATATTTTGGACGGTTGTTATATCGGCTTGTTTGAGTATTTGTACGATGATGATCTTAAAAACGCACGATAAATGGACGAACTCCCCGGTTATCGTTAGTTTTGCGCAAAGCCCAACTCCGGTTGGGGCCATCGCATTTCCTGCGGTCACGATTTGTTCAGAAACTAAAAGTCGACaaaccgtttttaattttaccagTTATTATCACAGAAACAGAAAGCATGATAACTTAACCGAAGAAGA AAATAAGATGTACGAAGACGCTTCGTTATTATGTGACACCCACGTTTATTTAGATGGATCTAAAACCACCGATTTCGGAGTGATCGATTTCTTCGAAGag ATAGCACCTCCTTACAAAGAAATTTTCATGTCGTGCACTTGGCAGGATCGAAACGAAACGTGCGACaccttattttataaaatgctcTCGGAGGAAGGGATTTGTTACACGTTCAATATGTTAAACAGAGACGCGATTTACACCAACGAAGTGTTCCATAACAAAGATTTTCTTGATCACAATCGCGAACCAACCGATTGGACCTTAGAAAGCGGTTATACGTCTCTCGAAGACGACGAAGAAACGTATCCTTTTAGAGTCGTCACGGCCGGTGCGAAAGCTGGGATAACGATTCTTTTAAAAGCTAACGAAAACGATTTAGATTACGTTTGTAGAGGCCCTGTTCAAGgatttaaa gtAGCTTTGCATCCCCCGGATGAAGTACCGAGAGTGGGGATGCAATTTTTTCGGCTTCCGTTAGACCAAGAAGTCGTCGTTGCAATAAAACCGGATATGATGACCACATCGTCGAGTCTCTTGGGTTATGACCCCAAAAAAAGGGGTTGCTATTTCTCGCACGAGCGAAAATTGCGATACTACAACACATACAGCCAACAAAATTGTTACATTGAGTGCTTAACGAACGTCACGTTAAATATGTGTGGATGTGTCGCTTATCATATGCCTC ATAGTGAGCACACCCAAATTTGTGGCTCGGGCAGTACAGCTTGCATGAAAAATGCTCGGACAAGCATAGTTTCGAGTGTTAATTCCACCGAATCGGGGTGTAATTGCTTACAAGCTTGCACAGCCGTCACTTATAACGCGGAAACCTCGCAAGCTGATTTTAATTGGGTAAAAGTGTTGGAGGCTTACGAAAACGAAGAAGATTTTACCGg AACAAGAATGGCCAGGATGacgttattttataaagaaatgcaGGTTATAACATCAGAAAGGAACGAATTATATGGTATAACCGATTTTATGGCAAACTGCGGCGGTCTTTTGGGCCTTTTTATCGGATTTTCATTCGTTTCGTTGATAGAAACCTTATATTTTATGACTCTACGccttttaatgaatattttaaaatttggacGGCACTTTTGGTCTGCTTCCGacgatttattacaaaatgacGCCTATTTACATCCttataaagataaaaagaacgaaaaggatgatcttgaaaaataa
- the LOC111426461 gene encoding UPF0764 protein C16orf89 homolog codes for MLRLFCWLFLLNGFPSTVVCRCYENHLVEEVFDSLEKVLNYVDVNKEFMNVDAVFGLVLGEAHVVYLNRFNQIPEEYKEKTFKIMKKFERIVEETKTFLLINKRNLIFLNTVLEFEPWIKNVTYKNLLAKFYSSTPIDTYQKYLNLLLGSSFNEKISDDCILELLQQEKSFRSKHLCILSEECYKIFRLGSQTKFDPGYGITHSLLFLQIARSRMCELNGINVKRNIKKFCSYILWEMQENVGYGFLGSLDDLLLEQITLCGYEGYKNFITSEIIDYILSIQKPSGCFGVDSGNKITKKTTRLKRESNLLPDNCIDHTTGLGVSTLTSILRYLLYKLLNNECDYYD; via the exons ATGTTGCGACTCTTTTGCTGGCTTTTTCTTCTTAACGGGTTTCCTTCGACTGTGGTATGTCGCTGTTACGAAAATCACCTTGTCGAAGAAGTTTTCGATAGTTTAgagaaagttttaaattatgtaGATGTGAATAAAGAGTTTATGAACGTCGACGCTGTCTTCGGTTTAGTTTTAGGAGAAG CCCATGTGGTgtatttaaatcgttttaacCAAATCCCCGAagaatacaaagaaaaaacttttaaaattatgaagaaatttGAAAGAATCGTTGAAGaaaccaaaacatttttactcataaataaaagaaacttAATTT ttttaaacacCGTTTTAGAATTTGAGCCCTGGATTAAAAATGTAacctataaaaatttattggcaAAGTTTTATTCTTCAACCCCAATTGATACTTATCAAAAGTATTTGAACTTGTTACTTGGGTCCTCTTTTAACGAAAAAATCTCCGACGATTGCATTTTGGAGTTGTTGCAACAAGAAAAAAGTTTCCGCTCTAAACATCTTTGTATCCTAAGTGAGGaatgttacaaaatttttaggttaggttCCCAAACTAAATTCGATCCTGGCTATGGGATTACACACagcttattatttttacaaatagCAAGATCGCGAATGTGCGAATTAAACGGAATTAATGTCAAAAGgaacattaaaaagttttgttcGTACATTTTATGGGAGATGCAAGAAAATGTTGGTTATGGTTTTTTGGGATCTCTCGatgatttattattagaacaaa TTACTTTGTGTGGTTATGAGGGatacaaaaactttattaCAAGCGAGATTATCGACTACATTTTATCGATACAAAAACCATCCGGATGTTTTGGCGTCGATTCTGGAAATAAAATCACAAAGAAAACTACAAGATTAAAACGAGAAAGTAATTTATTACCCGATAATTGTATCGATCACACCACCGGACTTGGAGTGTCTACGCTAACCTCAATTTTACgctatttattatataaactACTAAATAATGAATGTGATTATtacgattaa
- the LOC111426462 gene encoding L-xylulose reductase, with the protein MEISFKGKTALVTGASQGIGRDIVKQLVACGAHVIAISRSKDLLESLKSETSNVEIKTADLSNWEETENVLKDIGPIDLLINNAAVALLAPILEITQEHIDKSFDLNIKSIIHITQIIAKNMIARNISGSIVNISSQASMAGLKDHGVYCATKGALDAFTRVAAAEFGAYNIRVNCVNPTVIMTAMGRIGWSNPKIADPMKEKIPLKRFGEVREVTDAVLYLLSDKSSLITGSCLPVDGGFLAI; encoded by the exons atggaaatatcttttaaaggGAAAACGGCTTTAGTTACAGGAGCTAGCCAAG GTATTGGAAGAGATATTGTAAAACAATTAGTGGCATGTGGGGCCCATGTAATCGCTATAAGTCGATCGAAAGATCTTTTGGAATCCTTAAAATCGGAAACTTCTaacgttgaaataaaaaccgcTGATTTATCAAATTGGGAAGAAACCGAAAATGTTCTCAAAGACATTGGACCAATtgacttattaattaataacgcaGCCGTTGCACTTTTAGCCCCAATTCTTGAAATAACCCAAGAACACATTGATAa atctttcgatttaaatattaaatcaatCATACATATAACACAAATTATTGCTAAAAATATGATTGCAAGAAACATTTCCGGTTCAATCGTTAATATTTCCTCACAAGCTTCCATGGCCGGATTAAAAGATCACGGCGTTTATTGTGCTACAAAAGGTGCTCTGGACGCTTTTACACGCGTAGCTGCCGCGGAATTTGGTGCTTACAACATAAGGGTTAATTGTGTGAACCCCACGGTGATAATGACAGCGATGGGAAGAATTGGATGGAGCAACCCTAAAATAGCTGATCcgatgaaagaaaaaattcctttaaaaCG atttggAGAAGTACGTGAAGTTACCGATGCcgttttatatcttttaagcGATAAATCGAGTTTGATTACCGGATCTTGTTTACCGGTGGATGGTGGATTCCTTGCTATTTAA
- the LOC111426463 gene encoding UPAR/Ly6 domain-containing protein crok, protein MDFNPKIVVFISILLIVLIKQGYGIKCWECRSDADPKCSDPFDNRTFAITDCSKTPSLDHLPDIESRMCRKIRQKIHGVWRYIRSCAYLGEPGIRGDERFCLMRTGTYNIFMEYCTCNSKDGCNGTDSLKISRLGFGVSMFLLILLLRNV, encoded by the exons atggattttaatccaaaaattgtcgttttcatctcaattcttttaatagttttaattaaacaag GTTACGGAATTAAATGTTGGGAATGTAGAAGCGATGCTGACCCAAAATGTTCGGATCCTTTCGACAATCGTACTTTTGCAATTACTGATTGCAGTAAAACGCCCAGCTTAGATCATCTACCCGATATCGAGTCGAGGATGTGCAGAAAAATACGACAAAAAA TTCACGGCGTTTGGAGATACATACGAAGTTGTGCTTATTTGGGAGAACCCGGGATTCGAGGTGACGAACGTTTTTGCCTTATGAGAACGGGAacttacaacatttttatggaATATTGTACCTGTAACAGTAAAGATGGATGCAACGGAACGGATTCGCTTAAAATATCTAGGTTAGGGTTTGGAGTATCCatgtttttgttgattttgttgttacggaatgtttaa
- the LOC111426458 gene encoding UPAR/Ly6 domain-containing protein bero-like, which produces MAFNKIALLLFTVMLISLIYTVDALKCYKCTSFEMELCADYFNQTDIRRRMIYGPNFADAQMPKEIDCGTEVFAYPSINQRAVCVKKVETEYGRKRYSRECMFINRDLTTLECPQESRPSSHKTLESCDVCDTDLCNSSPKLFSLKSFFLLTFLTILLRI; this is translated from the exons AtggcttttaataaaatcgcgTTGTTATTGTTTACCGTTATGTTAATTTCTCTTATTTATACAG tggatgctttaaaatgttacaaatgtACCTCTTTCGAAATGGAATTATGCGCTGATTACTTTAACCAAACAGACATACGGAGAAGAATGATTTATGGTCCTAATTTTGCGGATGCTCAAATGCCGAAAGAAATCGATTGTGGAACTGAAGTTTTTGCTTATCCATCGATTAATCAGCGAGCAGTTTGCGTGAAAAAAGTCGAAACAG aatACGGAAGAAAACGATACTCAAGAGAATGTATGTTCATCAATAGAGATTTAACAACTTTGGAATGTCCCCAAGAATCGAGACCAAGCAGTCATAAAACCCTAGAATCGTGCGACGTTTGCGATACGGATTTGTGTAATTCATCCCCGAAATTGTTTTCActtaaaagtttctttttattaactttcttAACGATTTTATTGCGAATATAA
- the LOC111426470 gene encoding uncharacterized protein codes for MKLLIFVLAVIGNSLGVQFNIINYHGGPINVGIQGNSGKAHLAGGGFTLNQGASRFVDAPNDWAGRFWARTWCVNGNHCETGDCGNIIECNGNGGAPPATLVEINLRAHAGQDFYDISLVDGFNSKALIRPVNGNGQCPTLQCKSDLNSNCPNELRLNYNGQTIGCKSACLLRNEPQYCCTGEFGPDRCNPNNWPENINSAKYFKANCPQAYSYAYDDRSSLFTCVADTYEVEFG; via the exons ATGAAACTTCTCATTTTTGTATTGGCCGTTATCGGCAACAGTTTAGGagtacaatttaacataattaattatcatgGTGGTCCGATTAACGTTGGAATTCAAGGAAATTCTGGGAAAGCTCATTTGGCGGGTGGAGGATTTACTTTAAATCAGGGTGCATca agATTTGTAGATGCACCTAATGATTGGGCCGGACGATTTTGGGCACGAACATGGTGTGTTAATGGCAATCACTGTGAAACCGGTGATTGTGGTAATATAATTGAATGTAACGGAAATGGAGGTGCTCCACCGGCTACTTTAGTTGAAATCAATTTAAGAGCTCATGCTGGGCAAGATTTTTATGACATTTCCCTAGTGGATGGTTTCAACTCAAAGGCTCTC ATTAGACCAGTTAATGGAAATGGGCAATGTCCAACATTACAATGTAAAAGcgatttgaattcaaattgtCCAAATGAGTTACGTCTTAATTACAATGGTCAGACCATTGGTTGTAAAAGTGCTTGTTTATTGAGAAATGAGCCGCAATATTGTTGTACTGGAGAATTCGGACCTGATCGATGCAACCCAAATAATTGGCCGGAGAACATCAATTCggcaaaatattttaaagcaaattgtCCCCAAGCTTACAGTTATGCGTATGATGATAGATCTAGCTTGTTTACTTGTGTTGCTGATACTTATGAAGTTGAATTtggataa